The Aspergillus nidulans FGSC A4 chromosome VII nucleotide sequence CAAGGCGGGGGGATTCGTAAACTTTGGTGTTCCTCTCCATGAGGCGCACAAGACTGGTCTTGGTTCATCTGCAGCCTTGGTCACTTCGTTGGTGTCCGCGATGGTAATTCATCGGACCATGCAGCCGGATGATCTTGGTGCGGCTCGTGATAAATTGCACAACCTGGCGCAGGCCGCCCATTGTGCTGCTCAAGGAAAGGTGGGGTCCGGATTCGACGTTGCTGCCGCTGTCTATGGCTCTTGCCTCTACCGCAGATTCTCCCCTTCCATCTTGGAATCCGTCGGTGATGCGGGTAGCCCTGGATTTGAAGAAAGGCTTTTCAAGGTCGTGGAGGATGCTGATCCTGATCACCCTTGGGATACAGAGTGTCTGGATTTTGGCATGACTCTTCCTCGTGGCATGCAAATGGTTCTCTGCGATGTTGAATGTGGTTCGCAGACCCCGTCCATGGTCAAGAAGGTGTTGGAGTGGCGGAAGCAAAATAAGCAGGAAGCCGACCTTCTTTGGGACGCTCTTCAATCAAATAATGAGAGGCTTGTTCTCGAGCTCAAGCAGCTGTCTCAGAACCCCGACAAAGGCTATGACGAGGTTCACAGTTTACTCCAGCGCTCTCGCAGCCACATCCGCAGCATGACTAGCAAAACCAATGTTCCCATTGAACCAAAGGTGCAAACGGAGTTACTTGACGCTATTTCCGGTGTTGACGGGGTGGTTGGTGGCGTTGTTCCAGGCGCTGGGGGCTATGATGCTCTTGCAGTCTTGCTTCGTGACGAGGCGGAGGTTATAGAACGGTTAAAACAACTCTTTGA carries:
- the erg8 gene encoding phosphomevalonate kinase (transcript_id=CADANIAT00009005) gives rise to the protein MSCKSSVTTAVSAPGKVLLTGGYLVLDRNYTGTVFALNARIHVVVEQLRKGQKVQNGSAEAENDNVDLIVVRSPQFVGAVWEYAIQRVDNGGGIKVVQKNDGRANPFVETSLNYALTYISYVADSKDFGSLSITILADNDYYSETAFSKASERKAGGFVNFGVPLHEAHKTGLGSSAALVTSLVSAMVIHRTMQPDDLGAARDKLHNLAQAAHCAAQGKVGSGFDVAAAVYGSCLYRRFSPSILESVGDAGSPGFEERLFKVVEDADPDHPWDTECLDFGMTLPRGMQMVLCDVECGSQTPSMVKKVLEWRKQNKQEADLLWDALQSNNERLVLELKQLSQNPDKGYDEVHSLLQRSRSHIRSMTSKTNVPIEPKVQTELLDAISGVDGVVGGVVPGAGGYDALAVLLRDEAEVIERLKQLFENWQSKVEDDFGGKIGKVLGNGGPDIRGTLAHLLPLPLPKVAPRAEVEHFTSRLHHGQ